From the genome of Phycicoccus duodecadis:
GGTGTCGGTGGTCGAGCCGTCGGAGGCCAGGACCCCCGCGTGGATGCCGGTGCCCCCGTCGAGCGTCGCGGCGACCGACTCCCAGCGGGCGGGCCCGGCGGCGGTGAGGTCGAGCGAGAGGGCCCCGGCCCCCGTGGCGCGCAGCAGCGGGACGGGCGCCTGCGGGTGGCAGCAGTGCACGACGGTGGGCCCGTCGTGGGCCGCCAGCACCTCGCGCAGGCCGCCGAGGGCCCGCTGGGGGTCGACGGCGCGGACCCGCCCGTACCCCGAGGCGGTGGGCAGCGAGCCCTCGAGGACCGCGGGGAGCCCGGGCTCGTCGAGCCGGACCGTCACCTCGGCCCCGGGCACGAGCCGGCGGACGTCGCGGACGTGGACGGCGACGCCCTCGGCGAGGGAGGCGGTGAGGTCGGCGACGGCTCCGGGGTCGGTGAGCACGCGCTCCCCACGGGTCAGCTCGAGGGTGGCGGCCAGCGTCCACGGCCCGCAGACCTGGACGGCCAGGGGTCCCACGTAGCCGTCGTAGGCCTCGGCCAGCTCGTCGAGATCCTCGCGCAGCAGGGCGGCAGTGCGCCCGGCGTCGTGGCCGGGGCGGTCGACGACGCGCCAGCCGCTGGGCTGCAGGTCGACGTGGAGGTCGACGAGCAGGCCGGCGGCACGCCCCACCATGTCGGCGCCCGGCCCGCGGCCGGGGGTCTCGGGCAGGTACGGGATGCCGACGCCCTCGCCGTCGACCAGCAGGTCGCGGACGGTGCGGACGGCCTCGCGGGTCGAGCGTCCGGGCCAGGAGCCGACGCCGGTGGCGCGGATGCGGGCCGCGGGGACCGGGCTCACCGGGACCACCGGTCGAGCAGGGTGAGCACCGACGCGGGGACCTCGCGGGCGGCCGCGACGCTGGCGGGCGCCGGCTCCGGCGGCTCGGCCACCACGCGGAGGGGCAGGACGCCGGTCCAGACGTCGGTGGGCTCGTCGGGCTCCCCCGGGCCGCCGCTGCGAGCCTTGTAGAGCCACTGCCCCTCGGTCACGGGCAGCGCCATCGTCAGGGTCGCGGCCTGCTCGCGGCGGGTGCTGGGGCGGACCTCGCAGGTGCGGCCGGGGATGAGCCGGTCCGAGAGGAGGTCGAGGGCGGCGGCCGCCTCGTCGGGCCCCAGCGGGGTCAGCACACCGTGGACGACGGCCGAGCGGTAGTTGGCCGAGGAGTCGAAGGTGGTGTGCGCCACCACGATGCCGTCGAGCGAGACCACGGTGAGAGCGGCCGGCGCCCCCGCGGCCACCTGCCGCAGCGCGCCGGCACCGGTGGAGCCGTGCAGCAGGATCCGGTCGCCGTCGCGAGCGAAGAGCATCGGGACGACCCAGGGGCGTGCGTCGACGACGGTCGAGAGGGTGCCCACCAGGACCTCGTCGAGCAGCGCGTCGAGCTCGGCCCGGCCGGCCGCTCCGCGCTCGGGCTTGCGGGTGAGGCGCTGGGTCGGAGCGGTGCCGCCGGTGTAGCCGCGCCCCGGGCAGGGCGTGGTGCCGTGGACCCGCTCGGTCGAGGCCGGCGTGCGCTCGAGGGCCTCCCCCACGCGGGTGGGGCGCGGCATCAGCGCGCCTCCGCAGGTCGGGCAGGTGCGGTCGAGGTGCTCGGCGCATCCGGCGCAGAACGTGCACTCGAACGAGCACACGACGGCTCCCACCGAGTCGGCGGGCAGGTCGGTGTCACAGCACTCGCAGTTGGGTCGCATCGCCAGGCTCACGCGGCCATCCTCTCGCGCCGCGCGCCCCGGCGCCGCCACCCGCCGGTACGCGGACCGCCCGCGCCCCCCTGCGGAGCGCGGGCGGTCGGCGGCGTCGCCCGACCCGTGGGTCAGAGGACGTCGTGCCCCGGGTGCGGCTCGCTGGGGACGGTGCCGAGGCGGCCGGCCTGGAAGTCCTCGAACGCCTGCACGAGCTCGGCGCGGGTGTTCATCACGAACGGCCCGTACGCGGCCACGGGCTCGCGGATGGGCTGCCCGCCGAGGACGTAGAGGTCCAGGCTCGGGCTGCGCGACTCCTGGCTCTCGTCGGCACCGACCTCGACGACGTCGCCGCCGCCCAGCACCGCGAGCTGGCCCATGCGCAGCGGCCGGCGGTCGGGGCCGACCGAGCCGTTGCCGTTGAGGGCGTACACGAGGGCGTTGTAGCCGGGGTTCCAGGGGAGGCGCACCCGCGCGCCGGGCGCCACGGTCAGGTGGAGCACCGTGATGGGGGTGTGCGTGATGCCGGGACCCTGGTGGCCGTCGAGCTCACCGGCGATGACGCGCACCAGCGCGCCGCCGTCGGGGCTCGAGAGCAGCGCGACGTCGCCGCCCCGGATGTCCTGGTAGCGGGGGTCCGCCATCTTCTGGGCGCGCGGCAGGTTGACCCACAGCTGGAGGCCGTGGAAGAGCCCGCCCGACTGCACCAGCGACTCCGGCGGGACCTCGATGTGCAGCAGGCCCGAGCCGGCCGTCATCCACTGGGTGTCGCCGTTGGTGATGACGCCGCCGCCACCGTGGCTGTCCTGGTGCACGAAGGCGCCGTCGATGATGTAGGTGACGGTCTCGAAGCCGCGGTGCGGGTGCCAGGCGGTGCCCTTGGGCTCGCCCGGGGCGTACTCGACCTCGCCCATCTGGTCCATGTGGATGAAGGGGTCCAGGGCGGTCAGGTCGACGCCGGCGAACGCGCGGCGGACGGGGAAGCCCTCCCCTTCGAAGCCCTGCGGGGCGGTGGTGACCGACCGCACCGGCCGCGAGACCGCCGTCGTGACGGGCTCGGCGACCCGGGGCAGGGTCAGGATGTTCTCGACGGTCACGGCTGGCATGTGGCTCACGCTCCTCGCTGGTCATCCTCCGCGGTGGAGGCTGCCTCGTCCAACAGTAGTTGATGTTTCAACATTCCCTCACCCCCGCTGAACTGCCGGGCGGGGCGTCGCTCAGCGCGCGTGGGCCACGCAGGTCCGGGCCGCCGGGCGCGCCTCGAGCCGCCCGGCCGCGATGGGCTCGCCGCACACCTCGCAGCGTCCGTAGGTGCCGTCGGCGATGCGGGACGCCGCGGCGTCGAGCTCGGCCAGGTGCTCGCGCAGCCCGGCCGTGAGCGACGCCAGCTGCGCCCGCTCGTAGGCGATGGTCTGCCCCTCGGGGTCGTGCTCGTCGTCGGCGTTGGAGTCGACCGACGCCGCCACCATCCGCTCCATGTCGCGGTCCATCCCGGCCAGCCGCTCGCGCAGGTCGGCCCGCTGGCGCGCGACGAGGGCGGCCGCCTCCGCCACGGCTCCCGCCCGGTCGCGGTCCGGCCCGCTCACGCCGCGCGGCCGGTGCCGCTGATGGTGGCCGACCCCACCACCCGGGTGCCCTCGTAGAGCACCACCGACTGCCCCGGGGCCACCCCGCGCACCCGGGTGTCGAGCCGCACGCTGACGCGCCCGTCGCGCACCACCGCGCTGGCCGGGACCTCCTCGCCGTGGGCCCGCACCTGGGCGCCGACCCGCACCTCCCCCGCCGGGGCCGGGCCGCACCAGCGCAGGTGCTCGCCCTCGACGACGTCGACCCCCAGCAGGTCACCGGTGCCGATGAGCACCCGGTTGCGGGGCGCGTCGACCCCGACGACGAACCGCGGCTCCCCGTCGAGGCGCGAGCGGTCGATGCCCAGCCCGCGCCGCTGCCCGACGGTGAAGCCGTGGGTCCCCGCGTGGGTGCCGACCACCTCGCCCGAGACGGCGTCCACCAGCTCGCCCTCGCGCTCCCCCAGCCGCCGAGCCAGGAAGCCGCGGGTGTCGCCGTCGGGGATGAAGCAGATGTCGTGGCTGTCGGGCTTGCGCGCCACCGCGAAGCCCCGCGCCGCCGCCTCCTCGCGGATGCGGTGCTTGGTCGTGTCACCCAGCGGGAAGAACGAGCGCGCCAGCTGGTCGGCGTCGAGCACCCCCAGGACGTAGCTCTGGTCCTTGGCGGTGTCGACCGCCCGGTGCAGCTCGCGACCCCCCGCCCCCTCGACGACCTGGGCGTAGTGCCCGGTGGCCACGGCGTCGAAGCCCAGCGCCACCGCCTTGTCGAGCAGCCCGGCGAACTTGATCTTCTCGTTGCAGCGCAGGCAGGGGTTGGGGGTGCGCCCGGCCTCGTACTCGGCGACGAAGTCCTCGACCACGTCGCGCTCGAAGCGCGCCGCGAGGTCCCAGACGTAGAACGGGATGCCGAGCCGGTCGGCCACCCGCCGCGCGTCCCCGGCGTCCTCGAGGGTGCAGCAGCCGCGGGCCGACTCGCGCAGCGTGGCCGCCGACCGCGACAGCGCGAGGTGCACCCCGACGACCTCGTGCCCGGCGTCGAGCATCCGGGCCGCGGCCACGGCCGAGTCGACCCCGCCGGACATGGCGGCGACGACGCGCATCAGCTGCTCCCCCCGGCCCTCCGGGCGCGCTCGACGACACCGGGCAGTGCCGCCAGGGCGGCGTCGACGTCGGCGTCGGTCGAGGTGTGGCCCAGCGAGAGCCGCAGTGCCCCGCGGGCCTCGGCCTCGGGATGCCCCATGGCGAGCAGCACGTGGCTGGGCTGCGGCACCCCGGCCTGGCACGCCGAGCCGGTGCTGCACTCGACCCCCGCGGCGTCCAGCAGGTAGAGCAGCGAGTCGCCCTCGCAGCCCGGCACCAGCAGGTGGGCGTTGGCCGGCAGGCGACGGGTGGCGTCGCCCGGGGTCCAGCAGCCGCTCACCGTGATGCCGAGCCCCAGGGCCAGCGCGCCCTCGAGCAGCCGGTCACGCAGCGCCAGCACGCGCTTGGCCTCGACGTCGCGCATCCCCACGGTCTCGTCGAGGGCGACCGCGAAGGCGTGGACGCCGGCGACGTCGAGGGTGCCGCTGCGCACCTGCCGCTCCTGGCCCCCGCCGTGCAGCTGCGGCACCAGCGCGGCGTCACGCCGCGCCACCAGCGCCCCGACCCCCACCGGGCCGCCGACCTTGTGCGCCGACACCGACATCAGGTCGGCCCCGGACGCCTCGAAGTGCACCGGCAGGTGCGCGACCGCCTGCACGGCGTCGGTGTGGAACGGCACCCCGTGCTCGCGCGCCAGGGCGGCCAGCTCGGCCACCGGCTGCACGGTGCCGACCTCGTTGTTGGCCCACATGACCGACACCAGGGCGGCCTCGCCCGGATGCTCCGCGAGCGCGGCGGCCAGCACCTCGGGGGCGATGTGCCCGCAGCGGTCGGAGGCGAGCCAGGTCACCGACGCCCCCCGGTGCTCGACGAGGAAGTCGACCGGGTCGAGGACGGCGTGGTGCTCGATGGCGCTGGCGAGGATGCGCGCGCGGGCCGGGTCGGCGCTGCGACGGGCCTCGACCGCGCCCTTGACGGCGAGGTTGTCGGCCTCGGTGCCGCCCGACGTGAACACGACCTCGGACGGCCGGCAGCCCAGCGCCGCCGCGATGCGCTCGCGGGACTCCTCGACCGTCTTGCGTGCCGCGCGGCCCGCGGTGTGCAGCGACGAGGCGTTGCCCACCCGCCCCGCGGTCCCGACGTAGGCCTCGACCGCGGCCGGCAGCATCGGCGTCGTCGCCGCGTGGTCGAGGTAGTGGGTCACGGGGTCCCACTCTACGTTTCGGGGCCACCCTCCGGCCGCCACCGCGAACGTGTGTGAAGAACGTCGGGATGCCGACACTCTTCACACACGTTCCGGGGTCCCTCGGGGGCGGGCCTACCGCTCCAGGCGGGCGACCACGGCCGCCCCGACCTCCTCGGTGGACGCCGTGCCGCCGAGGTCGCGGGTCCGCACCCCGTCGGCGGTGACGGCCTCGAAGGCCTCCTGGAGGGCCGTGGCCGCGGCGGCGAACCCCAGGTGCTCCAGCATCATCGCCCCGGTCCAGATCTGACCGACCGGGTTGGCGACGCCCTGCCCGGCGATGTCGGGCGCCGAGCCGTGCACCGGCTCGAAGAGCGAGGGGTGGGCGCGCTCGGGGTTGAGGTTCGCACTCGGCGCCAGCCCGATCGAGCCGGCCACCGCCCCGGCGAGGTCGGAGAGGATGTCGCCGAACAGGTTCGAGGCCACCACGACGTCGAGCGAGGCGGGCCGGAGCACCAGGCGGGCGGCCAGGGCGTCGATGAGCACGCTGTCGAGGCGCAGCTCCTCGTGCTCGGCGACGACCTCACCGACGACCTCGTCCCAGAACGGCATCGTGTGGATGATGCCGTTGGACTTGGTCGCCGACGTCAGCGTCCCCCCGCGGGAGGCCGCGAGCCGGGCCGCGTAGCGGGCGACCCGCTGGATGCCGTACCGGGTGAACAGGTCGACCTGGATGGCCGACTCGCGGTCGCGGTGGCGGAAGGCCCGGCCGCCGATCTCGGAGTACTCGCCCTCGGTGTTCTCGCGCACGATGACGACGTCGATGGCGTCGCCCCCGCGCACCGGGCTCGGCACGCCCGCGAGCGCCTTGACCGGGCGCAGGTTCACGTACTGGTCGAACTCGCGGCGGATCGGGATCAGCAGGCCCCACAGCGTCTCGGTGTCGGGGATGTCGGGCATCCCGACCGCCCCCAGGAACACGGCGTCGTGGCGGGCCAGGGTCTCGAGGCCGTCGAGCGGCATCATCCGGCCCGTGCGGTGGTAGTGGTCTGACCCCCAGGGCAGGTCGACCCACTCGATGCGCTCGCCCTCGCGGGCCAGGGCGGCGTCCACGCAGGCGATCCCGACCGGGACGACCTCCTGCCCGATGCCGTCGCCCGCGATGACGGCGACGCTCACCACGACGAGCCGTTCGGCAGCACGAGCACCTTGTCGACGCGACCGTCGGCCTGGGCCGCGAGCGCGTCGTGGACCTCGTCGAGGCCGAAGGTGCCGAGGTGGAGCTGGTCGAGCCCGAGGGTGTTCACGAGGTCGGCGGCGCGCCGGTGCGTGAACGGGTTGAGCGCCGTCCCGAGGACGGAGAGCTCCTTGGCGTAGATCTCGTTGGGGCTCACCTCCCAGCGGTCACCGGGGCGGGCCACCCCGAACACCAGGATGGTGGCGCCGCGGGCCGCCACGGCGGTCGCCTGGGCCAGCACCTTCGAGGAGCCCACCGCGTCGACCACGTACCGGAAGCCGTCACCTCGGGTCAGCTCGGCCATGGTGTCGGCGAAGCCGGCGTCGGTCGGGTCCAGGGCCACGTCGGCGCCCATCCGCAGCGCCAGGTCGCGACGCTGCTCGCGCATCTCGACGGCCACCACGGTCGACATCCCGGCCCGGCGCAGGAGCGAGATCAGCAGCGCCCCGGCCGGCCCCACCCCGAAGACGGCGGCGCTCGAGCCCGAGACCGGGGCCAGCCGGTCGATGCCGTGGACGGCACAGGCGAGGGGCTCGACGAGCGCGCCGAGGAGGGGCGGGGTGGCCGGGTCGAGGCGGTAGGCCAGGGTCTCGGGCACCACCATCCGCTCGGCCATCCCGCCGGGCAGGTGCACCCCGGGCGCCTGGCGCTCCGGGCAGAGGTGCGGACGCCCGGACTGGCAGTGGACGCACACGCCGCAGTAGATGTGCGGCTCGACCGTGACGAGGTCGCCCGGGCGCACGGAGCGCGTGGCGGCTCCCACCTCCAGGACGCGGGCGCACACCTCGTGGCCCAGGGTGATCGGCGGCCGGCTCGTGTAGTCGCCCTCGATGATGTGCTGGTCGGTGCCGCAGACCCCGACCGCGAGGGGCTCCAGCAGCACGTCCGCCGGGCCGGGCTCGGGGATGGGCAGCTCGACGACCTCGACGGTGTGGTCACCGACGTACTGGACGGCCTTCATGGGGGTTCCTCGTGTTCTCTCAGGGGATGATGCGCTCGGACCGCAGGTTCGCGAACCAGTGGCGGAAGGTGATCTCGGTGTCGACGCAGTCGACGAAGCCCGCCTGACGCAGCTTCACCGTGCTGAGCAGCACCGGCCGGGCGCGGCTGGCGAGCTCGGACCCCGGCGGGGCCCAGGCGAAGGCGTCGTCGGCGAACCGGTGCGAGTACCCGACCAGCTGCTCCACCGTGTGCGCGCGCAGGTGGTGGCGCTGCACGACCCGCTGCCAGACCTCCTCCTGCTCGGGCAGCCAGGCGGCCAGGGACAGCGGCTCGTCGGGCCCGGGATCGACCCCCAGGGCGTCCGCGAGCGCCGGCCAGAGGTCGCGCCACTCGAAGACGTCGCCGTTGGTGATGTTGAAGGTCTCGTCCCGGGCGGCGGGTGCCTCCGCGGCCCAGTGCAGGGCCGACGCCAGCAGCCGCGCATCGACGCCCTCGGCGACGTACGACGGGCCGCCCGGGAACGAGAACGGCTCCCCGCGCTCGTGGCGCACCGCGGCGTAGCACGCGATCACCGGCACCAGGTTCATCGCCGCCCCGAGCACCCCGCCCAGGATGAACTGGGGGCGCCACACGGTGTGGCCGAAGCCCTGCTCGGCCGCGGCCTCGCGCAGGAGGTCCTCCTGCGCCCAGTAGAAGTTGTCGTGCTCGACGCGGGGCCGGGACTCCTTGGCCGGCACCCGCATCGGGCCCACGTGGTACGCGTAGGCCTTCGTGCCCTGCATCAGCGACACGTGCCGCAGCGGCGCCCCCGCCGCGCGGAGCCCCGCCAGGACGTTCGCCAGCATCGCCCGGTTGGTGGCGATCTGCTCGGCGTCCTGCCACCCCGCGACGAGGTCGGGCTGCTCGTACAGGGCCGCGTAGACGACGTGGGTGACCGGACCCGCCTCCGCCAGGGCCTCGGCCACCGCGCCGGAGTCGCGCAGGTCGACCGCCACGTGGTGGTGGCGCTCGGTCTCGGGCAGCCGCGGGTCGCGCCGCGACACGGTCACCACGTCGTAGCGCTCGTCCGCCACGAACCGACGGGCGGCGGCGTTGCCGGCGACCCCGGTGGCACCCAGCACGAGCACGCGGTCACGCACGACGGCCACCGCTCGCGGCGGACCGCCGGTCGGCGCGGACCGGGCCCGTGCCGACGACCTCCGGGCCGTCGGTCATCCGGCGGCCATCCTCCGCAGCCGCGCGGCGGACACCGTCCGCAGGAAGTCCGCCGGGTCGGCGGCGGTCACGGCGTCGGCCCAGATGGCGCGCCCGGCCAGGAAGCCGTCGGCCCCTCCGGCCTCGCACGCCTGCACCGCGGCCGGGAAGTCGTCGGCGGTGACGCCCGACGACAGGACCACCCACGGGCAGTCGAGCACGGCGGTGACCCGGGCGGCCACGGCGGTGATGCCCGCGAGGTCGCCGCGCCCGTAGGACGGGACCTCACCCTTGTAGAGGTCGGGGGCGACCCCGCCGAGGTCGCGAGCGGCGGTGACGATGGCCTCGTCGCGGTCGGCGTCGGACCAGTCGGCGATGTCCGCCGGGCGCACGACGCCCTCGACGATGCCAGGCAGCCCCGCCGCCCGGCAGAGCTCCATGAACCGCGCGGACAGGTCGACCGCCGCGTCCCGCGTCTCGGGCGTCCAGGGCACCAGCTGCTTCAGGGCCGCCGCGCGGTACTCCCGCGCGACGTCCGCCGTCACCTCGAGGTCCAGCTCGGCGCTGTCGACCGGCCCCCCGGGCACCGAGGAGCTCAGCACGTCGGCGGCCAGGATGACCGGGCAGCCGGCGGCCAGGGCGGCCTCGTGGCCGTAGTCGCGGTCGACCAGCATGGCGCTGGCGTGGCCGGAGAGGCTGCGGGCCACCTCGACCTTGAACGCCACGAGCTGCTCGTCGCTCACCCGCCCGGGATCCTCACCCTGGGCGAGCATGGTCCGCAGCGAGCCACGCTGGTCGATGGCGAGCATCGAGAACCGTCCGCGGGGGTCGCGGAGGTCGTCGATCGACGTGCTGGGCATGGGGGTCCCTTCGGGGTCAGCGGATGACGACGGGGTTGACGGGGGCGCCACTGGCGCCCTCGACCTTCAGCGGTGCTGCGGTGTACAGGAAGGACCAGCGACCGTCGGCGGCACAGGCCGCGGCGAGGTCGTCGAGCCAGCAGATCTCGGTGAACGCGACCCCGAGGTTGCGCATCAGGGCGCAGTGCAGGGCCATCTCGATCCCGGTCTCGGGGTCGACGCTGCGTTCGTTGGCGATGGTGTCGGTCACCAGGTTCGGGATCTCCATGGCCTGGAACCACTCGACGAGCTCGGGGCTGTAGATGAGGCCGGGCTCGTTGAAGTCGGTGTAGAACTCGGCCCGCGGCATCCGGTAGTACGACCCGATCCAGCCGGTGCGCACCAGGATGACGTCGCGCGGGCGGATCTCGACGCCCTGCCGCTCGGCCGCCTCGAGGAGGTCGAGGTGGGTGAAGGACTCGGCCCGTTCCAGGACCTCCTTGCCACGGTGGCGCGCCATGTCGATGAGCACGCCGCGGCCGACGACACCCCGCTGGGCGATGGGCATCACCGAGGCACGCGAGAGGCTGCCGATGGTGGTGCTGGCGTCGTAGCCGTTCCAGATCAGACCGTCGTACCAGAGGTGCCCGAGCGCGTCGTACTGCGTCGAGCCCTGCAGGAACATGTCGATCCGGTCGTCGGCCCAGCGGTGGCCGTCGGCCGGCACCTCCGGGGCCTCTCCGCGCTGGAAGAACCCCTCGTCCATCACGGGCGTGCGGACCGCGGAGGTGCGGTTGGGCCACACCGGGTCGCCTTCGACGTCCGGGGACCCGATCGGCACCTGGAGGGTGAACACCTCGCCGGTGACGACGCTCCCGACGCCGCGCAGCACCTCGTCGGCGGTCAGGTAGTTGAGGCTGCCGACCTCGTCGTCGGGCCCCCACTTGCCCCAGTTGCTGGGCGGGGTGGGGCCGAGGAGGTCGGAGATCGTGCGTGGCTGGTCCATGGTCGTCCTTCCGGTCGGTGGGTGGGCTCAGGCGGAGCGGCTGAGCTTGCGGGCCACGGTGCTGAACGACACGGCGGCGATCAGGACCAGGCCCTGGAAGAGGAACTGCACGTACGACGGGACACCGGCCAGGGCCAGCCCGTTGAACCCCGTCGAGACGGTGACCACGCCGACGAGCGTGCCGACGATGTGGAACTGCCCCTCACGCAGGACGGCCGTCCCGAGGAAGGCCGCGGCGAAGGCGCTGAGGGTGTAGCCGTCGCCGCCGGTGGGCTGCCCACTGCCGACCACCGAGGCGAGCAGGATGCCGGTGACGGACGCGCAGACCGAGCAGATGACGAAGGCTGCGCCGGTGACCCCGCCGACGCCGACGCCGGCCAGCCGGGCCGCCTCGGCGTTGCCGCCCACCGCCTGGATGTTGCGCCCGAGGTCGGTGCGGTTCAGGACGAGCCAGAGCAGCACGACGACGACCACCATGTAGTAGACGTTGCGCGGGATGCCGAACCAGGTGCCGACCGAGATCTCCGAGAAGCCCGGCATCACCGAACCGAAGGGTTGGGCCGCACCGCCGCTGATGAAGTAGTTGGCGCCGACGGCCACGCTCCCGACCCCCAGCGTCGCGACCAGCGCGTTGACGCCGAGGCGAGTGACCAGCAGCGAGTTGACGACGCCGATGACCACGCTGGTGACCAGCGCGACCAGGATCGCCAGCGGGATCGAGAACCCGTTGATCATCAGGTAGGCGACCAGCACCCCCGACAGGCTCGCGACGTTGCCGATGCTGAGGTCGAACTGGTTGGCGGCCAGCACCATCGTCAGCCCGCACGCGATGATCGCGGCGAGCGCCGACTGGTTGAAGATCTGGACGATGTTGCCGTAGGTGAGGAAGTACTGGGGCGAGATGACGGTGAACACCACCACCAGCAGCCCGAGCACGATGAGGGCGCCGAACTTCCCGATGAAGAGCGTCACCGACTGGCCCAGCGTGCGCGACGGGGTCACGACGGTGTCGGTCGGGGTGTTCGCGGGGGCGGGAGCGGGGGCGGTCATCGGGGGTCCTCCTGGGATCCGGTGCTGGCGTGGGTGTGCTCGTAGATGACGGAGAGCATCTGCTCCTCGGTCACGCCGGGGCCGACGAGCTCGGCGACGGTGCGGCCCTCGACCATGACCGCGACGCGGTGGCAGACCGAGAGCTCCTCGAGCTCCGAGCTCACGACGACCACGCCGTTGCCCGCGGCCGCGAAGTCCTCGGCCGTCTGCCAGATCTGTTGTCGGGCACCGATGTCGACGCCACGGGTGGGCTCGTCGAGCAGCAGGAGCCGGGAGTCGCGCGCGAGCCAGCGCGCGAAGACGACCTTCTGCTGGTTGCCGCCCGAGAGCTTGCGGACCTCGGTGCGGGTGTCGCCGGCCTTGATGGCGAGGGAGTCCTTCATCCCCACGGCCACGGCCTGGGCCCGGCGGTCGCTGACGAACGGCAGCGCCTTCACCGCGCGCATCGACCGCCAGTTGCCGAGGGTGATGTTCGAGCGGATGGAGTCCTCCATGACCAGCGCCTGGGAGCGCCGCTCCTCGGGGACCAGGGCCACGCCCTGGCGGATGGCCGCGCGCACCCCGTGCGGCTGGTACGGCTCGCCGCCGAGCTCCATGCGGCCGGCGACGGGGCGGCGGTCGCCGAACACCAGCGACAAAGTCTCGCTGCGGCCCGCCCCGACGACGCCGGCGAGGCCGACGATCTCACCCTCGCGGACCTCGAAGGACACGTCGCGCACCAGGGAGCCGTCGGCCAGGTGCTCGGCCCGTAGCAGGACGCCGGCGTCGGCGGCGACCGGGGCCAGCGAGCGCCGCAGCTCCAGCCCCTGCTCCTGCCCGGTGATGCCGCGGATGAGCTCGGCGCGCCCGTAGCCGCCGCGCTCGAAGCGGCCGGTGACCTGGCCGTCCTTGAACACGGTGACCCGGTCGCTGAGCTCCTCGATCTCGTTGAGGCGGTGGCTCACGTAGGCCACGCTCACCCCGTCGCGGGCGAGGTCGCGCACGATGCGGAACAGCCGCTGGCACTCGACGTCCGAGAGCGCGGCCGTCGGCTCGTCCATCGCGATGAAGCGGGCGTCGCGCGCCAGCGCCCGCCCGATGGCGACGAGACCGCGCTCGGCCGGGCTCAGCTGGCGCACCGGGCGCCGCAGGTTGAAGCCCATCCCGAGGCGCTCGGCGATCTCGCGGCTGACCCGGGCCCGCTCGCGCCGGCTGCCGACGCCGAAGCGGGAGGTGCCCCGCAGGCCGAGCGTCATGTTGTCGACGGCCGAGAAGTCGGGGACCAGGGCCAGCTCCTGGTGGATGAACGCGAAGCCGAGGGCGTCGGCCTCACGGGGGCCGCCGATCTCGGCCTCCTGCCCGTCGACCAGGACCACCCCGCCGGAGGGGCTGAGCGCCCCGGCGAGGACGTTGAGCAGGGTGGACTTGCCGGCGCCGTTGGCACCGACGAGCCCGTGGACCTCACCCCCCCGGAACTGCACCGAGACCTCGCGCAGAGCCTGGACGGCTCCGAACGACTTGCTGACGGACCGTGCCTCGATGAGGGGAACCTCGGGGCGGGAGGGCGGCTCGGGCACGGTCACATCGGTCATGGGTACAGCTCCGGGGGGGCTCGGTCGGTCGGGAGTCGGTCAGTTCAGGAAGTTGGGGTGGTCCTTCAGGAACTGGTCGATGTTGTCCTTGGTCAGGATGGTGTTCTCGGCGGGCACGCCCTTGGCCTGCTTGGTCGAGAGGTAGTCCTTGACCAGACCGGCCACCTGCGCGCCGACCTTGGTGCCGTCCAGGCTCAGCGTCG
Proteins encoded in this window:
- a CDS encoding methionine synthase, which translates into the protein MSPVPAARIRATGVGSWPGRSTREAVRTVRDLLVDGEGVGIPYLPETPGRGPGADMVGRAAGLLVDLHVDLQPSGWRVVDRPGHDAGRTAALLREDLDELAEAYDGYVGPLAVQVCGPWTLAATLELTRGERVLTDPGAVADLTASLAEGVAVHVRDVRRLVPGAEVTVRLDEPGLPAVLEGSLPTASGYGRVRAVDPQRALGGLREVLAAHDGPTVVHCCHPQAPVPLLRATGAGALSLDLTAAGPARWESVAATLDGGTGIHAGVLASDGSTTDTAAVALLVDGLSRAGLALDTVPGLVVTPTCGLAGLTPEGARGVHRAALDTARRLLEEVGP
- a CDS encoding DUF1272 domain-containing protein; its protein translation is MSLAMRPNCECCDTDLPADSVGAVVCSFECTFCAGCAEHLDRTCPTCGGALMPRPTRVGEALERTPASTERVHGTTPCPGRGYTGGTAPTQRLTRKPERGAAGRAELDALLDEVLVGTLSTVVDARPWVVPMLFARDGDRILLHGSTGAGALRQVAAGAPAALTVVSLDGIVVAHTTFDSSANYRSAVVHGVLTPLGPDEAAAALDLLSDRLIPGRTCEVRPSTRREQAATLTMALPVTEGQWLYKARSGGPGEPDEPTDVWTGVLPLRVVAEPPEPAPASVAAAREVPASVLTLLDRWSR
- a CDS encoding pirin family protein — its product is MPAVTVENILTLPRVAEPVTTAVSRPVRSVTTAPQGFEGEGFPVRRAFAGVDLTALDPFIHMDQMGEVEYAPGEPKGTAWHPHRGFETVTYIIDGAFVHQDSHGGGGVITNGDTQWMTAGSGLLHIEVPPESLVQSGGLFHGLQLWVNLPRAQKMADPRYQDIRGGDVALLSSPDGGALVRVIAGELDGHQGPGITHTPITVLHLTVAPGARVRLPWNPGYNALVYALNGNGSVGPDRRPLRMGQLAVLGGGDVVEVGADESQESRSPSLDLYVLGGQPIREPVAAYGPFVMNTRAELVQAFEDFQAGRLGTVPSEPHPGHDVL
- a CDS encoding TraR/DksA family transcriptional regulator, producing MSGPDRDRAGAVAEAAALVARQRADLRERLAGMDRDMERMVAASVDSNADDEHDPEGQTIAYERAQLASLTAGLREHLAELDAAASRIADGTYGRCEVCGEPIAAGRLEARPAARTCVAHAR
- the mnmA gene encoding tRNA 2-thiouridine(34) synthase MnmA: MRVVAAMSGGVDSAVAAARMLDAGHEVVGVHLALSRSAATLRESARGCCTLEDAGDARRVADRLGIPFYVWDLAARFERDVVEDFVAEYEAGRTPNPCLRCNEKIKFAGLLDKAVALGFDAVATGHYAQVVEGAGGRELHRAVDTAKDQSYVLGVLDADQLARSFFPLGDTTKHRIREEAAARGFAVARKPDSHDICFIPDGDTRGFLARRLGEREGELVDAVSGEVVGTHAGTHGFTVGQRRGLGIDRSRLDGEPRFVVGVDAPRNRVLIGTGDLLGVDVVEGEHLRWCGPAPAGEVRVGAQVRAHGEEVPASAVVRDGRVSVRLDTRVRGVAPGQSVVLYEGTRVVGSATISGTGRAA
- a CDS encoding cysteine desulfurase family protein; translation: MTHYLDHAATTPMLPAAVEAYVGTAGRVGNASSLHTAGRAARKTVEESRERIAAALGCRPSEVVFTSGGTEADNLAVKGAVEARRSADPARARILASAIEHHAVLDPVDFLVEHRGASVTWLASDRCGHIAPEVLAAALAEHPGEAALVSVMWANNEVGTVQPVAELAALAREHGVPFHTDAVQAVAHLPVHFEASGADLMSVSAHKVGGPVGVGALVARRDAALVPQLHGGGQERQVRSGTLDVAGVHAFAVALDETVGMRDVEAKRVLALRDRLLEGALALGLGITVSGCWTPGDATRRLPANAHLLVPGCEGDSLLYLLDAAGVECSTGSACQAGVPQPSHVLLAMGHPEAEARGALRLSLGHTSTDADVDAALAALPGVVERARRAGGSS
- a CDS encoding tartrate dehydrogenase; amino-acid sequence: MSVAVIAGDGIGQEVVPVGIACVDAALAREGERIEWVDLPWGSDHYHRTGRMMPLDGLETLARHDAVFLGAVGMPDIPDTETLWGLLIPIRREFDQYVNLRPVKALAGVPSPVRGGDAIDVVIVRENTEGEYSEIGGRAFRHRDRESAIQVDLFTRYGIQRVARYAARLAASRGGTLTSATKSNGIIHTMPFWDEVVGEVVAEHEELRLDSVLIDALAARLVLRPASLDVVVASNLFGDILSDLAGAVAGSIGLAPSANLNPERAHPSLFEPVHGSAPDIAGQGVANPVGQIWTGAMMLEHLGFAAAATALQEAFEAVTADGVRTRDLGGTASTEEVGAAVVARLER